A window from Photobacterium sp. DA100 encodes these proteins:
- a CDS encoding carbamate kinase: MNKKRIVIALGGNAMLKRGEVLSAANQQRNINKAAELIKQLDQDYDVTIVHGNGPQVGLLALQNSAYSEVPAYPLDNLVAQTQGMLGYMLVQALTEQGMNEVSCLLTRVEVSASDPAFALPTKYIGPVYSPQDKAELEAQYGWQMKPDGQYIRRVVASPKPVQVLEASTIVSLLDQGKTVVCCGGGGMPVVQQQVGYKGVEAVIDKDSVAAMLAEQIGADYLMILTDADAVYQDWGTPNQRALRDVTVSQMRPFAAPDGAMGPKAEAVIQFVERTGQIAFIGALQDVEQILVGEKGTCVRPACTVVPDASLVV; encoded by the coding sequence ATGAACAAGAAGAGAATTGTTATTGCCCTGGGTGGCAACGCTATGCTCAAACGGGGTGAAGTCTTATCTGCTGCCAATCAGCAACGGAATATCAACAAGGCGGCAGAGCTGATCAAGCAGTTGGATCAAGATTATGACGTGACCATAGTGCACGGCAACGGTCCGCAGGTGGGGTTGCTGGCGTTGCAAAACTCGGCCTACAGTGAAGTGCCGGCCTATCCGCTTGATAACTTAGTGGCGCAGACCCAGGGGATGCTGGGCTATATGCTGGTGCAGGCCCTGACAGAGCAGGGGATGAACGAGGTGTCTTGCTTGCTGACTCGGGTTGAAGTGTCGGCTTCCGATCCCGCTTTCGCCCTGCCGACAAAGTACATTGGCCCGGTCTATTCGCCGCAGGACAAGGCTGAGCTCGAAGCGCAATATGGTTGGCAGATGAAACCAGACGGCCAATATATCCGCCGCGTCGTTGCGTCACCAAAACCCGTACAAGTGCTTGAAGCAAGTACTATTGTCAGTTTATTGGACCAAGGAAAAACCGTGGTGTGCTGCGGCGGTGGTGGGATGCCAGTGGTTCAGCAGCAAGTGGGTTATAAAGGTGTGGAAGCCGTGATTGATAAAGATTCGGTGGCCGCAATGCTGGCAGAACAAATCGGTGCGGATTACCTGATGATCCTGACGGATGCCGATGCGGTTTATCAAGACTGGGGAACGCCTAACCAACGGGCACTCCGGGATGTGACGGTTAGTCAGATGCGTCCTTTTGCCGCTCCTGACGGTGCTATGGGGCCAAAGGCTGAGGCGGTGATTCAGTTCGTAGAGCGGACGGGCCAGATTGCATTCATTGGTGCCCTTCAGGATGTGGAACAAATTCTGGTAGGTGAAAAGGGGACCTGTGTAAGACCGGCTTGTACCGTTGTCCCCGATGCGTCTTTAGTGGTGTAA
- the allE gene encoding (S)-ureidoglycine aminohydrolase: MGYLNNNTGYINDLLATRAVIKKNNFAILPPDGLVKNVLPGFENCDLTILSSPQLGASFVDYLVTLHDGGNNRCGFGGEEVETFFYVISGQVCVEADGQRHTLTTGGYIYCPPGTLLFMENANQGEDSQAFLYKRKYQAITGYQPHLLVNHRDNLEKVHYEGMEDVIVEDLLPKDLGFDMNFHVLTFAPGACHGYIETHVQEHGAYILSGEGVYNLDNNWIPVKKGDYLFMAAYVPQACYATGRGEPLSYIYSKDCNRDIPL; this comes from the coding sequence ATGGGATACTTAAACAACAATACAGGATACATTAATGATCTGCTGGCAACCCGGGCCGTAATTAAAAAAAACAACTTTGCCATTCTTCCACCAGATGGTCTGGTAAAAAATGTCCTGCCGGGGTTTGAAAATTGCGACCTGACTATCCTGTCATCTCCACAACTAGGCGCCAGCTTTGTCGATTATCTGGTTACCCTTCATGACGGCGGTAACAACCGCTGTGGGTTTGGCGGCGAGGAAGTCGAAACTTTCTTCTATGTCATCTCGGGTCAAGTTTGTGTCGAGGCCGATGGCCAACGCCATACCCTCACAACGGGGGGGTATATCTATTGCCCGCCAGGCACACTGCTGTTTATGGAAAATGCCAACCAGGGCGAGGATAGCCAGGCATTCCTCTACAAGCGCAAGTATCAAGCTATCACCGGCTACCAGCCCCATTTGCTGGTCAACCACCGCGATAACCTAGAGAAGGTCCACTACGAGGGGATGGAGGATGTCATTGTTGAAGATCTGCTGCCGAAAGATCTCGGCTTCGACATGAACTTCCATGTTCTGACCTTTGCACCCGGTGCCTGTCATGGCTATATCGAAACCCATGTCCAGGAGCACGGCGCGTATATCCTGAGCGGTGAAGGTGTCTACAACCTAGACAACAACTGGATCCCGGTTAAGAAGGGGGATTACCTGTTCATGGCAGCATACGTTCCCCAAGCCTGCTACGCTACAGGCCGCGGAGAACCTCTCAGCTACATTTATTCCAAAGACTGCAACCGAGATATTCCATTGTAA
- a CDS encoding alanine--glyoxylate aminotransferase family protein gives MTINNALFETLNPPQRLLMGPGPINAYPRVHQALSNQLIGQYDPVMTEYMRQTQVLYRQVFHTQNPETLLIDGTARAGIEAVLVSILQPGDKVLIPVIGRFGHLLCEIAQRTGAEITTIDVEWGKVCDPQQIEDAIKQVKPKLLATVQGDTSTTMNQPLAEIGEICQRHDVLFYCDATASVAGNELLVDDWHLDAVSVGLQKCLGGPSGSAPLTLSPKFVEQINRRKHIEKGIRDPHHTDGIEAMIQSNYFDLPMILDYWGEERLNHHTEATSMLYAARECARLFLEEGPAKVIARHKQAGDAMAAGLQAMGLRLFGDQDYKMNNVVGVYIPDLVDGEKVRQELLTRFGIEIGTSFGPLKGRIWRIGAMGYNARQETVLHTLAALEAVLFKHRAQIQLGTAVAAAMEYY, from the coding sequence ATGACGATTAACAATGCACTGTTTGAAACCCTCAATCCCCCCCAGCGCCTGCTGATGGGGCCAGGCCCGATCAATGCGTACCCTCGCGTCCATCAGGCTTTGTCAAACCAGCTCATAGGTCAGTATGACCCGGTGATGACCGAGTATATGCGCCAAACCCAGGTACTTTACCGCCAGGTATTTCATACCCAAAACCCGGAAACCCTGCTAATTGACGGTACCGCAAGAGCGGGAATAGAAGCCGTCTTGGTGTCGATTCTTCAGCCTGGCGACAAGGTATTAATCCCTGTCATTGGCCGCTTTGGCCACCTGTTGTGTGAAATTGCCCAGCGCACCGGTGCCGAGATCACCACCATTGATGTGGAATGGGGCAAGGTCTGTGATCCGCAGCAGATCGAGGACGCCATCAAACAGGTCAAGCCGAAGTTGCTGGCGACGGTTCAGGGAGACACATCAACCACAATGAACCAGCCACTGGCCGAAATCGGGGAAATCTGCCAGCGTCACGATGTCCTTTTCTACTGCGACGCCACCGCCTCTGTGGCCGGTAACGAACTGCTGGTCGACGATTGGCACCTTGACGCCGTGTCGGTGGGTCTTCAAAAGTGCTTGGGAGGCCCTTCCGGCAGTGCACCTCTGACGCTCAGTCCAAAATTTGTCGAGCAGATCAATCGTCGCAAGCACATCGAGAAGGGCATCCGCGACCCGCACCATACCGATGGTATCGAAGCGATGATCCAATCGAACTACTTCGACTTGCCAATGATCCTCGACTACTGGGGAGAGGAAAGACTCAACCACCATACCGAAGCAACATCGATGCTGTACGCCGCCCGCGAATGTGCGCGACTGTTTCTTGAGGAAGGGCCGGCAAAAGTCATTGCCCGCCACAAGCAAGCGGGCGATGCCATGGCGGCCGGCCTGCAGGCTATGGGCCTGAGGCTGTTTGGCGACCAAGACTACAAGATGAATAATGTGGTGGGCGTATACATCCCAGATTTGGTCGATGGCGAAAAAGTACGCCAAGAATTGCTGACCCGGTTTGGGATTGAAATCGGGACATCGTTTGGCCCGCTCAAAGGCAGGATATGGCGTATCGGGGCAATGGGCTATAACGCCCGCCAAGAGACTGTCCTCCATACCCTGGCCGCGCTAGAAGCAGTATTGTTTAAACACCGGGCCCAAATACAGCTCGGCACAGCTGTCGCGGCAGCGATGGAGTATTACTGA
- a CDS encoding peptidylprolyl isomerase has product MIIFTTNFGDIEIELDFDKAPVSSKNFLQYCKDGFYEGTIFHRVIDGFMIQGGGHEPGMKEKPTRDPIVNEANRGLKNKAGTIAMARTDAPHSATSQFFINLEDNDFLDFTATTNQGWGYAVFGKVTGGMMVVNNIGKALTMTRFGHEDVPLDDIIIEKVTIKE; this is encoded by the coding sequence ATGATTATTTTCACGACGAACTTCGGTGATATCGAAATCGAACTGGATTTCGACAAGGCTCCGGTCAGCTCGAAGAACTTTCTGCAATACTGCAAAGACGGCTTTTACGAAGGAACGATTTTCCACCGTGTGATTGACGGTTTTATGATCCAAGGCGGTGGCCACGAGCCGGGAATGAAGGAAAAGCCGACCCGTGACCCAATTGTCAACGAAGCCAACCGCGGCCTGAAAAACAAAGCGGGCACGATTGCAATGGCTCGTACCGATGCGCCACATTCGGCGACATCGCAGTTTTTCATCAACCTGGAAGACAACGACTTTCTTGATTTCACTGCTACCACCAACCAAGGCTGGGGTTATGCGGTGTTCGGTAAAGTCACAGGCGGCATGATGGTGGTGAACAACATTGGTAAAGCGCTGACCATGACCCGTTTCGGCCATGAAGATGTGCCGCTCGATGACATTATCATCGAGAAAGTGACGATCAAAGAGTAA
- a CDS encoding MarR family transcriptional regulator, with product MAKQETVANILKNIEQNWPESFEQHSPPILRIHRLHDYLQQDLAQVIEQYALQSADFGVLATLRRGGEPFCLSPTELYSSMLLSSGGLTKVLTRVTKAGWVERVDNPEDKRSKLVQLTVAGRVLIDEIIQELHRNNQRKLTALSKEEQQQLDALLAKMLTAWE from the coding sequence ATGGCAAAGCAAGAAACTGTTGCTAATATTCTGAAAAATATCGAACAAAATTGGCCCGAATCGTTTGAGCAACATTCCCCGCCGATTTTGCGCATCCACCGTCTTCATGACTATTTGCAGCAAGATTTGGCGCAGGTGATTGAGCAATACGCATTGCAAAGTGCCGATTTCGGGGTGTTGGCAACCCTTCGCAGAGGGGGCGAGCCTTTCTGTCTGTCGCCCACCGAGCTCTACAGTTCGATGCTGCTGAGCTCTGGCGGACTGACCAAGGTACTGACACGGGTAACCAAGGCGGGGTGGGTTGAGCGGGTGGATAATCCCGAAGACAAACGTAGCAAACTGGTGCAGCTGACAGTGGCAGGCCGGGTGTTGATAGATGAAATTATTCAGGAGCTGCACCGAAACAATCAACGCAAGCTTACAGCGTTGTCAAAGGAGGAGCAGCAACAGCTTGATGCGTTACTGGCGAAAATGCTGACTGCCTGGGAATAG
- a CDS encoding multidrug effflux MFS transporter — protein MNKHIPTSLLLLLAAVFALSPFAIDSYLPAIPTIAGDLGVNTSLVAVTVSIYVLGMAVGQLIGGPLSDRLGRKPTMVAGLLLFAAGSFMMAGVESLEMLWAWRIVQALGGGIAVVGVPATIRDNAVGKEAARLFSLIALIMMLAPSIAPTVGTLILRTQSWHWIFYLLCFLSTLIALNALVVMPKAKPAKKGKASGGYLSVIKERRALGYLLAQAFGYAVLMTFITNAPLAYIDHFGVSAELFSGLFIANVIGIVIINRTNTFLLRTFEPSTLLKVFLSLQLIGGIVLITSHVAAPEKLWYIVPGFVISIAANGGIMANSSACFMRYYGPNAGVASALLGAVQYGVGAGVSAMAAMLGGTSLWPMIIAMVGSTVIALAGATVGARLDTGKNDEDAASAVAS, from the coding sequence ATGAACAAACACATTCCTACATCTTTATTGTTATTACTCGCAGCCGTATTTGCCCTTTCCCCTTTCGCGATTGATAGCTACCTGCCTGCGATCCCCACCATTGCGGGGGATCTCGGCGTCAATACGTCGCTGGTCGCCGTGACTGTGAGTATTTATGTCCTCGGTATGGCCGTCGGCCAGTTAATTGGAGGTCCGTTGTCTGACAGGCTTGGCCGCAAACCCACCATGGTGGCTGGCCTGCTGCTGTTTGCTGCCGGAAGTTTCATGATGGCCGGTGTCGAATCACTGGAAATGCTATGGGCATGGCGTATCGTCCAGGCCCTCGGCGGGGGGATCGCCGTGGTCGGTGTACCGGCAACCATCCGCGACAATGCGGTCGGCAAAGAAGCGGCCCGATTGTTTTCGCTCATTGCCCTGATCATGATGCTGGCTCCTTCCATTGCCCCAACGGTGGGGACACTGATTCTACGCACCCAGAGCTGGCACTGGATTTTCTACCTACTTTGCTTCCTGTCGACCCTGATTGCGCTGAACGCGTTAGTGGTTATGCCCAAGGCAAAACCGGCCAAGAAAGGCAAGGCTTCCGGCGGATACCTGTCCGTCATCAAGGAGCGCCGCGCGTTGGGCTACCTACTGGCACAGGCTTTTGGCTATGCGGTATTAATGACGTTTATTACCAATGCCCCCTTGGCGTATATCGATCACTTCGGGGTTTCAGCCGAGCTATTTTCCGGGCTCTTTATCGCCAATGTGATCGGTATTGTGATCATCAACCGTACCAACACCTTTCTGTTGCGTACCTTTGAGCCATCTACCTTGCTGAAAGTATTTCTGAGCCTGCAGCTGATCGGCGGTATCGTCCTTATCACCAGTCACGTGGCGGCACCGGAAAAATTGTGGTACATCGTTCCGGGCTTCGTGATCTCCATCGCCGCCAACGGCGGGATCATGGCCAACTCCAGCGCTTGTTTCATGCGTTATTACGGCCCAAACGCAGGAGTTGCCTCTGCCCTACTGGGCGCGGTGCAATATGGTGTTGGTGCCGGTGTGAGTGCAATGGCGGCGATGCTGGGCGGGACGTCACTGTGGCCGATGATCATCGCGATGGTCGGCTCTACCGTGATTGCCTTAGCCGGGGCAACTGTCGGTGCTCGGCTGGACACGGGAAAGAACGATGAAGATGCCGCCTCGGCGGTGGCCTCTTGA
- a CDS encoding glycerate kinase, with the protein MKIVIAPDSFKESLSAAEVCRSIKKGILQRLPACEVVCVPMADGGEGTLDALVDATQGHRQTVSVMGPLPDMQVDAEFGMLGDGETAVIEMARASGIELLSNEQRDPRLTTSFGTGQLISAALDAGAKRLIVAIGGSATNDGGVGMMQALGVRFLDKYRYPIGHGGAQLSRIADIDMAGLDPRLAKVDVVAACDVDNPLVGVRGASAIFGPQKGATPEIVEQLDSALTCYASCIAEKLGCQVVNVPGSGAAGGMGAALLAFMQAELKPGITIVSETVSLPEQLQGADWVITGEGRVDGQTLGGKTPAGVAKLAQSMGIPTVALAGSLGDGCDALRQVGIVACFSVLSKPCSLAQALASGAENLTATAFQVAGMMVNLPHRE; encoded by the coding sequence ATGAAAATAGTCATTGCCCCGGATTCATTCAAAGAGAGCTTAAGTGCTGCCGAGGTGTGTCGGTCGATAAAAAAAGGCATCCTGCAGCGCCTGCCTGCCTGTGAGGTAGTCTGCGTGCCGATGGCGGATGGCGGGGAGGGCACCCTGGACGCGCTGGTAGATGCCACCCAAGGTCATCGCCAAACGGTATCGGTGATGGGGCCGTTGCCGGATATGCAGGTCGACGCCGAGTTTGGCATGCTGGGTGATGGTGAAACCGCAGTGATTGAAATGGCACGGGCATCGGGAATAGAGCTGCTAAGCAACGAGCAGCGGGATCCTCGCCTGACAACCAGTTTCGGGACTGGGCAGTTGATTTCTGCCGCGCTGGATGCCGGCGCCAAACGGTTGATTGTCGCGATTGGGGGCAGCGCAACCAATGACGGCGGGGTAGGGATGATGCAAGCACTGGGTGTCAGGTTCCTTGATAAGTACCGCTATCCCATTGGTCATGGTGGTGCCCAGTTATCCCGAATCGCAGATATTGACATGGCGGGATTGGATCCAAGGCTGGCCAAAGTGGACGTCGTCGCGGCATGTGACGTTGATAATCCATTGGTCGGCGTACGGGGAGCCTCCGCCATTTTTGGTCCGCAGAAAGGAGCCACCCCCGAGATTGTCGAGCAGCTAGACAGTGCCCTGACCTGCTATGCCAGCTGTATCGCCGAAAAACTGGGGTGTCAGGTTGTCAATGTGCCGGGCTCCGGTGCGGCTGGCGGCATGGGGGCGGCCCTGCTTGCTTTCATGCAGGCGGAGTTGAAGCCAGGGATAACCATAGTGTCCGAAACGGTCTCACTGCCAGAACAGCTTCAGGGGGCCGACTGGGTGATAACCGGTGAAGGAAGAGTGGACGGTCAAACCCTTGGTGGCAAGACCCCGGCCGGTGTCGCCAAATTAGCCCAGTCAATGGGGATCCCCACCGTCGCATTGGCCGGCTCGCTTGGCGATGGCTGTGATGCATTGCGGCAAGTGGGCATCGTCGCATGCTTTTCGGTGCTGTCCAAGCCGTGCTCGTTGGCCCAGGCGCTGGCTAGCGGGGCAGAAAACCTGACGGCAACAGCTTTTCAGGTGGCGGGGATGATGGTTAACCTTCCACACCGTGAATAG
- a CDS encoding 2-hydroxy-3-oxopropionate reductase: MKNIGFIGTGIMGKPMAKNLQDAGYTLYFSEHFEPAPAELLGEKGFACPTPAAVAEAAEVIITMVPDTPQVEEVLFSDIGVAKGLAPGKVVVDMSSISPMATKGFAEKVEALGAWYVDAPVSGGEVGAKAGTLSIMAGGREDIFEQVKPLFEVMGQNITLVGGNGDGQTCKVANQIIVALNIEAVGEALLFASKAGANPAKIREALMGGFASSKILEVHGERMVKGTFEPGFRIQLHQKDLNLALSGARELQLNLPNTATAQELFNTCAALDGSGWDHSAMIKALEHMSNHSIRG; this comes from the coding sequence ATGAAAAATATCGGATTTATCGGAACGGGGATCATGGGTAAGCCAATGGCGAAGAATCTGCAGGATGCAGGTTATACCTTGTATTTCTCCGAACACTTCGAGCCTGCGCCAGCGGAATTGCTGGGCGAAAAAGGGTTTGCCTGCCCCACCCCGGCCGCCGTTGCGGAAGCGGCCGAAGTGATCATTACCATGGTGCCGGACACCCCTCAGGTTGAAGAGGTCCTGTTCTCTGATATTGGTGTGGCCAAAGGGTTGGCCCCGGGTAAAGTCGTGGTTGATATGAGCTCTATCTCACCGATGGCCACCAAGGGTTTTGCCGAGAAAGTGGAAGCGCTGGGAGCCTGGTATGTCGATGCTCCTGTTTCCGGGGGCGAGGTGGGTGCCAAGGCCGGAACGCTATCGATCATGGCCGGTGGCCGTGAAGACATTTTTGAGCAGGTTAAGCCGCTGTTTGAGGTGATGGGGCAGAACATTACGCTCGTGGGCGGCAATGGTGACGGCCAAACCTGCAAGGTCGCTAACCAGATCATTGTGGCACTCAATATTGAAGCGGTTGGTGAAGCGCTATTGTTTGCCTCAAAGGCAGGTGCCAATCCGGCCAAAATCCGTGAAGCATTGATGGGTGGTTTTGCCTCTTCGAAAATTCTTGAAGTGCATGGCGAACGCATGGTGAAAGGCACCTTTGAGCCGGGCTTCCGTATCCAGCTGCACCAAAAAGATCTCAATCTTGCCCTCAGTGGCGCCCGTGAATTGCAGTTGAACTTGCCCAATACCGCAACGGCACAAGAGTTGTTCAACACTTGTGCGGCACTTGACGGCAGTGGCTGGGATCACTCTGCGATGATCAAAGCGCTTGAGCATATGAGTAACCACTCTATTCGGGGCTAA
- the hyi gene encoding hydroxypyruvate isomerase, whose translation MPKLAANLSMLFTELDFMERFKAASEAGFRGVEYLFPYDFPAADIAAQLEAHGLQQVLFNLPAGNWAAGERGIACHPDRVEEFRQGVTKAIEYAQVLGCRQVNCLVGIKPDHVSDDEAYRVLVDNLRFANGLLEAAGIAFVVEAINTRDIPGFFVSNTRMALGLLEDVGSDNIRYQYDIYHMQIMEGDIARTLETHLAQIGHVQLADNPGRHEPGSGELNYPFLLAHLDNIGYSGWVGCEYVPANGTQAGLGWLKAFNLV comes from the coding sequence ATGCCAAAACTAGCAGCAAACCTCTCAATGCTATTTACCGAACTCGACTTTATGGAGCGCTTCAAGGCGGCTTCAGAGGCCGGATTCCGTGGCGTGGAATACTTGTTCCCGTACGACTTTCCGGCGGCCGATATTGCCGCCCAGCTAGAAGCCCACGGCCTACAGCAGGTGCTATTCAATTTACCCGCAGGCAACTGGGCCGCCGGGGAGCGGGGCATTGCCTGTCATCCTGATCGGGTTGAGGAGTTTCGTCAGGGGGTGACTAAAGCAATCGAGTACGCCCAGGTATTGGGCTGCCGCCAGGTTAACTGTCTGGTCGGGATCAAACCAGACCATGTTTCCGATGACGAGGCCTACCGGGTACTGGTCGACAACTTGCGCTTTGCCAACGGGTTGTTGGAGGCGGCTGGCATCGCTTTTGTCGTCGAGGCAATTAATACCCGCGATATCCCCGGTTTCTTTGTCTCCAACACCCGTATGGCGCTCGGGCTGCTGGAAGATGTTGGCTCTGACAACATCCGTTACCAGTATGACATTTACCACATGCAGATTATGGAAGGCGATATTGCGCGGACACTGGAAACTCACCTGGCGCAGATTGGCCATGTCCAGTTAGCTGATAATCCGGGGCGCCATGAGCCGGGTTCCGGTGAGCTTAACTACCCATTTTTACTGGCTCACCTAGACAATATTGGTTACAGCGGCTGGGTTGGTTGTGAATACGTACCGGCAAATGGCACTCAGGCCGGTCTGGGTTGGCTTAAAGCATTTAATTTAGTTTAA
- the gcl gene encoding glyoxylate carboligase, with product MAKMRAIEAAVLILKKEGVDTAFGVPGAAINPMYAALKKIGGIEHVLARHVEGASHMAEGYTRTAPGNIGLCIGTSGPAGTDMITGLYSASADSIPILCITGQAPVAKLHKEDFQAVDIEAIAKPVTKMAVTIREAGQVPGTFQKAFYEMRSGRPGPVLLDLPIDVQMTEIEFDIDLYQPMAPAKTSATKAQAQAALAMLNEAEKPVLVAGGGIINADASALLREFAELVNVPVIQTLRGWGSLSDEHPLMAGRMGCQANHRYGNATYLESDFVFGIGNRWANRHTGDLKTYTEGRKFIHVDIEPTQIGRVFSPDLGIASDAHDALSAFIEAAQEMKAKGDLKDRTEWVASCAERKRTMLRREDFDCTPVKPQRIYHEMNKAFGPETRYVSTIGLAQIAANQFLHIHQPRHWINACQAGPLGWTMPAALGVVKADPTKPVVAISGDYDFQFLIEELAVGAQFNLPYIHVLINNAYLGLIRQAQRAFDIDYCVQLSFENQNAPEVKEYGVDHKRVVEGLGCKAIRVDEPQDIGPALEQAKEWVQKYKVPVVVEVLTERVTNIAMGPDIDKVMEFEETIDL from the coding sequence ATGGCAAAAATGCGAGCAATAGAGGCGGCGGTATTAATTTTAAAGAAAGAAGGCGTCGATACGGCATTTGGTGTTCCCGGGGCTGCCATCAACCCGATGTATGCCGCACTGAAAAAAATTGGCGGTATTGAGCATGTGCTGGCAAGGCATGTCGAAGGGGCATCACATATGGCAGAGGGTTATACCCGAACCGCTCCGGGGAATATCGGTCTGTGTATCGGCACATCGGGCCCTGCGGGCACCGATATGATCACCGGCCTGTACTCGGCCTCTGCAGACTCGATCCCGATCCTTTGTATCACAGGCCAAGCACCGGTTGCCAAGCTTCACAAAGAGGACTTCCAGGCCGTTGATATCGAAGCGATAGCCAAGCCGGTTACCAAGATGGCGGTGACGATCCGCGAAGCTGGCCAGGTACCAGGGACGTTCCAGAAGGCCTTCTATGAAATGCGCTCGGGCCGTCCTGGCCCTGTCCTGCTGGATTTGCCGATTGATGTGCAGATGACCGAAATTGAGTTTGATATTGATCTCTATCAACCAATGGCGCCAGCCAAGACATCGGCGACCAAAGCGCAGGCCCAGGCTGCGCTGGCCATGCTGAACGAGGCGGAAAAACCTGTTTTGGTCGCCGGTGGCGGGATCATCAATGCTGATGCTTCAGCCTTGCTGCGCGAATTCGCAGAGTTGGTCAACGTTCCGGTGATCCAGACACTGCGTGGCTGGGGATCACTGTCGGACGAACACCCGCTAATGGCAGGGCGAATGGGGTGTCAGGCCAACCATCGCTACGGCAACGCCACCTACCTTGAGTCGGATTTTGTGTTTGGTATCGGCAACCGTTGGGCCAATCGCCATACGGGCGATCTGAAAACCTACACCGAAGGGCGTAAGTTCATTCATGTCGATATCGAACCGACCCAGATTGGGCGTGTTTTCTCGCCGGATCTGGGTATCGCCTCCGATGCCCATGACGCGCTTTCGGCATTTATCGAAGCTGCGCAGGAGATGAAGGCAAAGGGCGATCTGAAAGACCGTACTGAGTGGGTGGCGAGTTGTGCCGAACGCAAGCGCACCATGCTCCGCCGTGAAGACTTTGACTGTACGCCGGTCAAGCCCCAGCGCATTTACCACGAAATGAATAAGGCGTTTGGTCCAGAGACACGCTATGTGTCGACTATTGGCCTGGCGCAGATCGCAGCGAACCAGTTCTTGCATATTCACCAGCCGAGACACTGGATCAATGCCTGCCAGGCCGGTCCGCTTGGTTGGACGATGCCTGCTGCTCTTGGGGTTGTGAAAGCCGATCCGACCAAGCCGGTTGTTGCCATCTCGGGAGATTACGATTTCCAGTTTTTGATCGAGGAGCTGGCGGTGGGGGCGCAGTTCAATCTGCCGTATATCCATGTGCTGATCAACAACGCCTATTTGGGGCTGATCCGCCAGGCCCAGCGCGCCTTCGATATTGATTACTGCGTTCAGCTTTCGTTTGAAAACCAGAATGCGCCGGAAGTGAAAGAGTACGGCGTGGATCACAAGCGCGTGGTTGAGGGGCTGGGCTGTAAAGCCATCCGTGTTGATGAGCCGCAAGATATCGGCCCGGCGCTGGAGCAGGCGAAAGAGTGGGTTCAGAAGTACAAGGTGCCTGTTGTTGTCGAGGTGCTGACCGAGCGTGTGACCAATATCGCGATGGGGCCGGATATCGATAAGGTGATGGAATTTGAAGAAACCATAGACCTATAA
- a CDS encoding ureidoglycolate lyase, with protein sequence MRELIVEPLTKEAFAPFGDVLETDNSDFFYINNRSGQRFHGLGAIDVSDESSPLISIVRAAGFENGISFDLLEKHPKGSQAFFPLKGERFIVIVAKGDENIDESTLRAFVTNGNQGINYHRNVWHYLLFAKNQETDFLTIDRAGEDNCIVKHLSTNYTISF encoded by the coding sequence ATGCGAGAACTAATAGTAGAGCCTCTCACCAAAGAGGCATTTGCCCCTTTTGGTGATGTGTTGGAGACGGATAACTCCGATTTCTTCTATATCAATAATCGCTCTGGGCAGCGCTTTCATGGGCTTGGAGCCATTGATGTATCAGATGAATCGTCACCATTGATCAGTATTGTGCGAGCCGCTGGGTTTGAGAATGGTATCTCATTTGATTTATTGGAAAAACACCCTAAAGGCAGTCAGGCATTCTTCCCACTAAAGGGTGAGCGCTTTATTGTCATAGTGGCAAAGGGGGATGAGAATATTGATGAGTCGACTTTACGCGCCTTTGTTACTAATGGAAATCAAGGAATTAATTATCACCGCAATGTTTGGCATTATTTGCTGTTTGCTAAGAACCAAGAAACAGACTTTTTAACCATTGACCGTGCCGGTGAAGATAATTGTATTGTTAAGCATTTATCGACTAATTATACCATTAGTTTTTAA